The Mesotoga sp. UBA6090 genome segment TGATCCCGCTCGAAGCGAAGATTGCTGTTTCGATGTCTCTAACTAATTGTTTTGCCGGTTTGGAAATGTCTGCCAGAACATGAATTTCGACCATTTCTCCGCTCTCATCGTAAACGATTCGTGCGCTGTGAACCCCCGGCAGTTTCGAAACGACGTTGTCGACTGCTAGCTTGCTAGGCATTTCATCAACCCCCTCGACCTTCACAAAATCAATGCAAACAACAAAGACAGAGCAAGAAACCCTCCCGCTGCAACAAGGGAATACCAGCCTTTCTTATCATAAGGTTTGTAATCTTCTGGCTTCACTTCGCTTTTTGGCTTGCGCACCTTTTTCGTACCAATCTCAAAGAAAATCAATGATAGAAATAGCGCACCCATTGCTATAACAAAAAAAGCATTAGAAACGAATTCCATCGAACTACCCCCGCACGAATCCATCATCCCGCCAAAACGGGATCAGGTCGTACAAATTGATTTTAGCACAAAATCTTACGTCTTCATAAAAACCAAGAGAGAGAAGTCTCTTCGCATGAACTCCATTCTCCACAATGAAACTCTCCAGATTATCCTTGACAGCTTCATAAAGTACTGAGGCAATTCTACAGCTGTCATTGCAATGGCTGATTTCTAGCTGAGAAACGAGAGCCCCCGCCAGTAAAGTGTCTTCCAGTGAAGGATCGCCGTCGGTACCTGCGCACTGTAACTCTATTCTCCCACTTTCCTTTTTCAGCAGACTACCAACGCTTCTCAGATTTAGAAAAGAAGCAAGTATTACTTTTCTTGCCTTCTTTGATCTTGAAACCGCAACGGTTCCGTTGGTTGTAGTTATCACCAATTCCTTCCCTTCAATAATCTCTCTGGAGAGCTCGCATGGGGAATTACCAAGATCAAAACCTTCAATCCTTGTTGACCCTCTTTCGCCACCTATAAGCACTTCAGAGTTGCCCTCCCTGTATTTCTTTGCTTCTTCAACTGAAAGCACAGGCACTATCTTCTTAGCTCCGAAATGCAGCGCAGCCGTTATAGTGCTGGTAGCTCTAAGTACATCAATCACTACTGCAACGTCAGTCTCCTCGTTGAGCAAGCGTGGTAGAAGGTTAACTCTCACTTCCATTGCCACTAGTAATCCTCCAGATGTCGCCACAGATTCAGCTCAAGAACTCTACTTTCTGCTCCTTCAGCTCTAATTGAGGACACTGAGCAATTGTGAACTGAAAGTCGATAGTGATTCTCAAGCGGCAGCCCCATCGCATGACAGAGGGCAGTTCTAATCAGCAGTGCGTGAGAGACGACAATTACTTGCTTTCCTGCAAAATTAGAAGAGAGATACCTTAAAAATTCAATTGCTCTTCTCTGAACTGCGCCCAGCGGTTCTGTGTCTGGAATGTCAGCCCATGGGTCCTTACGCCAGTACTCAATCAGCTTTCCAAAACTCTCGAAAGCCTCACTAATGCAAAGGCCGTTCCAAAGGCCAACATCTGCTTCACGAAGAACAGGGTTGACGACTGGAGATTTGCCCAGATGGAGACCAATGAT includes the following:
- a CDS encoding 2-phosphosulfolactate phosphatase, giving the protein MEVRVNLLPRLLNEETDVAVVIDVLRATSTITAALHFGAKKIVPVLSVEEAKKYREGNSEVLIGGERGSTRIEGFDLGNSPCELSREIIEGKELVITTTNGTVAVSRSKKARKVILASFLNLRSVGSLLKKESGRIELQCAGTDGDPSLEDTLLAGALVSQLEISHCNDSCRIASVLYEAVKDNLESFIVENGVHAKRLLSLGFYEDVRFCAKINLYDLIPFWRDDGFVRG
- a CDS encoding histidine phosphatase family protein, with protein sequence MEIYFVRHGETEWNNSNRWQGRSDIPLSERGRGQAEKTGRFLKGLIPNAAAVFSSDLIRARETAEIIGLHLGKSPVVNPVLREADVGLWNGLCISEAFESFGKLIEYWRKDPWADIPDTEPLGAVQRRAIEFLRYLSSNFAGKQVIVVSHALLIRTALCHAMGLPLENHYRLSVHNCSVSSIRAEGAESRVLELNLWRHLEDY